One segment of Paenibacillus rhizovicinus DNA contains the following:
- a CDS encoding family 4 glycosyl hydrolase — protein sequence MKKMKIALIGAGSVSFALGALQDIVLSPRLKSQVELEVALMDIDSDNVERTHRYAKEMFESFSHPAAIWATTDLEQALTGADFAIVAIEVNRYFYWSQDFHVPRLFGSRQIYGENGGPGSMFHTLRNLGPMLEIARMMEKVCPDAWFINYTNPEAKLVEAISKLTTIKIVGLCHGLDMGVHQLCEFLEMKEEEIGFEGGGLNHFGFFTKVWNKETGEDLYPRFREQEKKANRLAQFDHIALSRTMYQIYGYYPYPGTNHCGEYVSYAADFYAGLSLQYRYDPMREQLWQEGSRTPDFVYAANGGSLDKGLFDKVQTQESWVEQAYTFDKDNVKPSCEYAIPIIEAIFFDDEIHINAVNLPNKGAIKGLPDDMVVETQAIANGQGIVLKPMTVELPTAVIGTIHIQGTIHKLLLEAFAEQSKNKLLQAILLDPQAPTYYQACAMIDEMCRLQKDILPALEWK from the coding sequence ATGAAAAAGATGAAAATCGCACTAATCGGAGCAGGCAGCGTATCCTTCGCGCTTGGCGCCTTGCAGGATATCGTACTTTCGCCGCGTTTGAAATCCCAAGTAGAGCTTGAAGTCGCGCTGATGGATATCGACTCCGATAACGTTGAACGGACTCACCGTTACGCGAAAGAAATGTTCGAATCCTTCTCGCACCCGGCAGCGATCTGGGCGACGACGGATCTGGAGCAGGCGCTGACCGGTGCGGATTTCGCCATCGTAGCCATCGAAGTGAACCGCTACTTCTATTGGTCGCAGGACTTCCACGTACCTCGCTTGTTCGGCAGCAGACAAATCTACGGCGAGAACGGCGGACCGGGCTCCATGTTCCATACGCTTCGCAACCTTGGGCCGATGCTTGAAATCGCTCGCATGATGGAGAAGGTTTGCCCGGATGCATGGTTCATCAACTACACGAACCCGGAAGCGAAACTCGTTGAGGCGATTTCCAAACTGACGACGATCAAGATCGTGGGCCTCTGCCACGGACTCGACATGGGCGTTCACCAGCTGTGCGAATTCCTGGAGATGAAGGAAGAGGAAATCGGCTTCGAAGGCGGCGGCTTGAACCACTTCGGGTTCTTCACGAAGGTGTGGAACAAGGAGACGGGCGAGGACCTGTATCCGCGCTTCCGCGAGCAAGAGAAGAAAGCGAATCGTCTGGCGCAATTCGACCACATTGCCCTGTCCAGAACGATGTACCAAATTTACGGTTACTATCCGTATCCCGGAACGAATCACTGCGGAGAATATGTATCGTACGCGGCTGACTTCTATGCCGGCCTGTCGCTCCAATACCGCTATGATCCGATGCGCGAGCAGCTGTGGCAAGAGGGTTCGAGAACGCCTGACTTCGTCTACGCCGCGAACGGCGGAAGCTTGGACAAAGGGTTGTTCGACAAAGTCCAAACGCAGGAATCGTGGGTAGAGCAAGCCTACACGTTCGACAAAGACAACGTGAAGCCGAGCTGCGAGTATGCCATTCCGATCATCGAAGCGATCTTCTTCGACGACGAGATCCACATCAATGCCGTGAACTTGCCGAACAAAGGCGCGATCAAAGGCCTGCCGGACGACATGGTCGTCGAAACGCAAGCGATCGCGAACGGACAAGGGATCGTCTTGAAGCCGATGACGGTGGAACTGCCGACGGCCGTAATCGGAACGATCCACATTCAAGGAACGATCCACAAGCTGCTGCTGGAAGCATTCGCGGAGCAATCCAAGAACAAGCTGCTGCAAGCGATTCTGCTCGATCCGCAGGCGCCGACGTACTATCAGGCATGCGCGATGATCGATGAGATGTGCAGACTGCAGAAGGACATCTTGCCGGCGCTGGAATGGAAATAA
- a CDS encoding glycoside hydrolase family 3 N-terminal domain-containing protein: protein MNNNQLLELLQTMTLEEKFGQLTQITGELYVGKVDSEMVETGPEYASHVLGDGTLYTIGSVIGASSAKFTNLIQSEYLKRSRLKIPLLFMHDAIHGYKTIFPIPLGLSCTWDEEVLETVAAVTASELRATGIHVNFSPMVDLVRDPRWGRVMESFGEDHLLSGNLGRAMIKGYQKIQEGRISEAGVAACLKHFAAYGAGIGGKDYNTVDMSLREFFDFYGKPYEIALKERPKFVMSSFNTFNGTPVTASKHMMKDVLRDRYGFDELVISDWGAVAELQKHRVAENGREAAELAMNAGIDIEMVSTLYLEHFETIVAQQPALLEDINAAVMKVLQLKNELGLFENPYTNEEAEPAILMNADFLAAAEDAARRSCVLLKNDNDLLPLRGEHRHIVLVGPFAGTKELLGNWACKGSFDDVVTLADGLKQADASLAVDVYETLADCPADVLKRSDYIIAAIGEHWGLSGEGHSSVKLELEESQRQLVKAIKATGKPYACVCFSGRPLALQDIADDMPALLWCWYPGTRAGAAVASLLTGQATPSGKLTMSFPRYSAQTPIYYNEYSSGRPANASSYSSRYQDCEIGPLFPFGHGLTYAGATYSDFAISSTDITADQPVSVSYTIDNPSDYAYSEIAILYIEDAVSRSVRPMREMKAYQVVQVPARGSVRVTMSVTLEDLKYLDAELQRTVERGAFRIYVNDTAQPVFTITY from the coding sequence ATGAATAACAACCAACTGCTAGAGCTGCTGCAAACGATGACGCTGGAAGAGAAATTCGGCCAGCTGACGCAAATTACCGGCGAATTGTACGTGGGCAAGGTCGATTCCGAAATGGTCGAGACCGGCCCGGAGTACGCCAGCCATGTGCTTGGAGACGGGACGCTGTACACGATCGGAAGCGTGATCGGCGCCTCCAGCGCCAAGTTCACCAATCTCATTCAATCCGAGTACCTGAAGCGTTCCCGGCTGAAGATTCCGCTGCTGTTCATGCATGACGCGATCCACGGGTACAAGACGATTTTCCCGATTCCGCTCGGGCTGTCCTGCACCTGGGACGAAGAGGTTCTGGAGACGGTCGCGGCCGTCACCGCCTCGGAGCTGCGCGCGACCGGGATCCACGTCAATTTCTCGCCGATGGTCGATCTCGTGCGCGACCCGAGGTGGGGCAGGGTAATGGAGTCGTTCGGAGAGGATCATCTCTTGTCCGGCAACCTGGGGCGGGCGATGATCAAGGGCTATCAGAAGATTCAAGAGGGACGGATTTCGGAGGCCGGCGTCGCGGCGTGCTTGAAGCATTTTGCGGCGTACGGCGCCGGGATCGGCGGCAAGGACTACAATACCGTCGACATGTCCTTGCGAGAGTTTTTCGATTTCTACGGCAAGCCTTACGAGATTGCGTTGAAGGAACGTCCGAAATTCGTCATGAGCTCGTTCAATACGTTCAACGGTACGCCGGTGACTGCGAGCAAGCACATGATGAAAGACGTGCTCAGAGACCGTTACGGCTTCGACGAGCTGGTCATTTCGGACTGGGGCGCGGTGGCGGAATTGCAGAAGCACCGCGTGGCCGAGAACGGCAGAGAAGCGGCCGAGCTTGCGATGAACGCAGGCATCGACATCGAGATGGTGTCGACATTGTATCTGGAGCACTTCGAGACGATTGTCGCGCAGCAGCCTGCCTTGCTGGAAGATATCAACGCTGCGGTCATGAAGGTTTTGCAGTTGAAAAACGAGCTTGGCTTGTTCGAGAATCCGTATACGAACGAAGAAGCGGAACCGGCTATCCTGATGAATGCGGATTTCCTGGCAGCGGCCGAGGATGCAGCCCGCAGAAGCTGCGTGCTGCTCAAGAACGACAACGACCTGCTACCCCTGCGCGGGGAGCATCGACATATTGTTCTGGTCGGGCCGTTCGCCGGCACGAAGGAACTGCTCGGCAATTGGGCCTGCAAAGGCAGCTTCGACGATGTCGTCACGCTTGCGGACGGCTTGAAGCAAGCCGATGCGTCGCTCGCGGTCGATGTCTACGAAACGCTGGCGGATTGCCCGGCGGACGTGCTTAAGCGCAGCGATTATATCATCGCGGCGATCGGCGAGCATTGGGGACTGAGCGGCGAAGGCCACAGCAGCGTCAAGCTCGAGCTCGAAGAGAGCCAGCGGCAGTTGGTTAAAGCCATCAAGGCGACCGGAAAGCCATATGCATGCGTATGCTTCTCCGGCCGGCCGCTCGCGCTGCAAGACATCGCGGACGACATGCCGGCCCTGCTGTGGTGCTGGTATCCGGGAACAAGAGCGGGCGCCGCGGTTGCTTCGCTCCTTACCGGACAAGCTACCCCGTCGGGCAAGCTGACGATGTCGTTCCCACGTTATTCGGCGCAGACGCCGATTTATTACAACGAGTACAGTTCGGGCCGGCCGGCTAATGCATCGAGCTATAGCAGCCGGTACCAGGATTGCGAGATCGGGCCGTTGTTCCCGTTTGGACATGGACTCACGTATGCAGGTGCGACGTATTCGGATTTTGCGATATCGAGCACTGACATTACGGCTGATCAACCGGTCAGCGTATCCTACACCATCGATAACCCGAGCGATTATGCCTACTCGGAGATCGCGATTCTCTATATCGAAGACGCGGTATCGAGATCGGTTCGCCCGATGCGCGAAATGAAAGCCTATCAAGTCGTTCAAGTGCCGGCTCGCGGCTCCGTCCGCGTGACGATGTCCGTGACCTTGGAAGATCTGAAGTACCTTGACGCTGAGTTGCAGCGGACAGTCGAGCGCGGCGCTTTCCGAATCTACGTGAATGACACGGCGCAGCCCGTATTCACCATAACGTATTAA
- a CDS encoding ABC transporter permease produces MNLKFIDRLKAQWQLQAMVWPGILLMIIFSFIPMFGLIIAFQDYSPLDGFRNSEFVGLDNFKAFLGDSDFYNVLTNTIGISLLKLLIGFPLEIVLAILINELRTGPFKKFSQTVSYLPHFLSWVILGGMFITWLSSSGLVNSLLMALHLTNDPIPFLTNPNGYWWVATLSDIWKEVGWGTILYLAAMAGIDPSLYEAARVDGAKKLKQIRYITLPGISHIIVLMFVLRVGSVLGSNLEQALVLQNGSNIHRSEVIDLYVYHLGLTQGDFSFATAVGIFSSVVSVILLLGANFLTKRVNDSSIF; encoded by the coding sequence ATGAACCTCAAATTCATAGACAGGTTGAAGGCGCAATGGCAGCTGCAGGCTATGGTCTGGCCGGGGATTCTGCTGATGATCATCTTCTCGTTCATTCCGATGTTCGGTTTGATCATCGCCTTTCAGGATTACTCGCCGCTGGACGGCTTCAGGAACTCGGAATTCGTCGGACTCGACAATTTTAAAGCGTTCCTCGGCGACAGCGACTTCTATAATGTACTGACCAATACGATCGGGATCAGCTTGCTGAAACTGCTCATCGGCTTCCCGCTCGAGATCGTGCTGGCGATTCTGATCAATGAATTGCGGACCGGTCCGTTCAAGAAATTTTCGCAAACCGTCTCTTATCTGCCTCACTTTCTGTCGTGGGTCATCTTGGGCGGCATGTTCATTACATGGCTGAGCTCGTCGGGGCTGGTGAACAGCCTGCTGATGGCGCTGCACCTGACGAACGATCCGATTCCGTTCCTGACGAACCCGAACGGTTACTGGTGGGTGGCGACGTTGTCCGACATCTGGAAAGAAGTCGGCTGGGGCACGATCCTGTACTTGGCCGCGATGGCGGGCATCGATCCTTCGCTGTACGAAGCCGCTCGCGTCGACGGCGCGAAGAAGTTGAAGCAAATCCGGTACATTACGCTGCCGGGAATCAGCCACATTATCGTCTTGATGTTCGTCCTTCGCGTCGGCTCGGTATTGGGTTCGAACCTGGAGCAAGCCTTGGTGCTGCAAAACGGTTCCAACATCCACCGCAGCGAAGTCATCGATCTGTACGTGTATCATCTGGGCCTGACCCAAGGGGACTTCTCGTTCGCGACCGCGGTCGGCATCTTCTCTTCGGTGGTATCGGTCATCCTGCTGCTCGGAGCCAACTTCTTGACCAAGCGGGTTAACGACAGTTCAATCTTCTAG